In a single window of the Botrytis cinerea B05.10 chromosome 12, complete sequence genome:
- the Bcvba2 gene encoding Bcvba2 translates to MAESNHQAGGPDTSVHTATENTPLLFPSRNDTPAIEEILVDNDGDSTGTDVDPNEFDLMLSRTTSFTAIGIETNAQESSMLRSSRIHHHHTKRGSRNSSRVSTRRKSISGSIRSIRETIEDDDEEPKSPFLGGVGVKRFWLIFGGVLLTYTLSSFDSTIMVSSHPVITSYFHASNSASWLSTAFLLTSTSFQPIFGRLSDAMGRKPPYIFSMILFLVSTIWCALAQSMTSFIIARAVCGLGAGGVMSMGSIITSDLIPIEIRGAYQSYLNIVFGVGAASGAALGGAIADHLGWRWEFGVQVPGLILCLIVSCFVIPNDLGLNRGKKTLKEALSVFDYKGSLLLMATITFFILAINLGGNIYPWTHPLILTCIILTVIGLPLFIITEHYAPQPVMPLSLIINNPRGSLIIGNALGAIVINAVLFNIPLFFQAVLLESPTASGLRLIIPSIAASAIGTLTGFLITWTRNLKTPLVLGVSLYVIGTIGLVAMNRSLPNWVYVLLLIPSSMGQGFQMPGSFMSVLAVSEQGEQAVVTTTLVLWRSMGQVLGVAVSSLIVQNSLVGFLNVNVVGPDKEKVIEAVRSSVQAVAGLEPHYRDQVIDSYAEALRAAYVFALAVSILSFGITIGIKLPKLGFRK, encoded by the exons ATGGCCGAAAGTAATCATCAAGCTGGTGGTCCAGATACCTCAGTCCATACCGCAACAGAAAACACACCACTCCTGTTTCCATCCAGAAATGATACACCCGCGATTGAGGAAATCTTGGTGGACAATGATGGTGATTCAACCGGAACGGATGTCGATCCCAATGAGTTCGACCTGATGTTATCGAGAACTACATCATTTACCGCCATCGGAATCGAAACCAATGCTCAAGAATCATCCATGCTTCGAAGTTCTCgaattcatcatcaccacaccAAACGAGGATCTCGAAACTCGAGTCGTGTAAGCACGAGAAGGAAATCCATCTCGGGTTCCATTAGGAGTATACGCGAAACCATCGaggacgatgatgaggaacCCAAATCCCCGTTTCTAGGCGGTGTTGGAGTGAAGCGATTTTGGCTCATTTTCGGAGGTGTTCTGTTAACATATACATTATCTTCGTTTGATTCTACAATCATGGTTTCGAGTCATCCTGTTATCACTTCGTATTTTCATGCTTCTAATAGTGCATCATGGTTATCCACAGCCTTTCTCCTCACATCCACAAGTTTCCAACCTATTTTTGGACGTCTTTCCGATGCTATGGGGAGAAAACCTCcttatattttttcaatgATTTTGTTTCTAGTATCAACGATTTGGTGTGCCCTTGCTCAAAGTATGACTAGTTTCATTATTGCCAGAGCAGTCTGTGGATTGGGGGCAGGTGGTGTTATGTCCATGGGATCTATTATCACAAGTGATCTCATACCCATTGAGATTCGAGGAGCGTATCAATCATATCTGAATATTGTTTTTGGGGTTGGAGCAGCTTCGGGTGCGGCACTAGGTGGTGCTATCGCGGATCATCTTGGATGGAGGTGGGAATTTGGTGTTCAGGTTCCAGGGTTGATTCTTTGCTTGATTGTTTCGTGTTTTGTTATACCGAATGATTTGGGTTTGAATAGGGGAAAGAAAACATTAAAGGAGGCTCTAAGTGTCTTTGACTATAAGGGCTCGTTGTTACTAATGGCCACTATTACTTTCTTCATACTCGCAATT AATCTTGGCGGCAATATCTATCCCTGGACACACCCTCTAATCCTCACCTGTATCATTCTCACTGTCATTGGGCTTCCTCTATTCATCATAACCGAACACTACGCTCCCCAGCCCGTCATGCCCCTTTCCCTCATAATCAACAATCCCCGCGGTTCCCTCATAATCGGCAACGCACTCGGTGCCATCGTAATCAACGCAGTCCTCTTCAACATCCCCCTTTTCTTCCAAGCCGTCCTCCTCGAATCCCCCACCGCATCCGGTCTCCGTCTCATAATTCCCTCCATCGCCGCTAGCGCAATCGGTACCCTAACCGGTTTCCTCATTACCTGGACTCGTAACCTTAAAACCCCCTTGGTTCTCGGTGTATCGCTTTACGTTATTGGAACCATTGGGTTAGTCGCTATGAATCGCTCGTTGCCAAATTGGGTATACGTATTACTATTGATCCCATCGAGTATGGGTCAAGGATTTCAAATGCCGGGAAGTTTCATGAGTGTTTTGGCCGTTAGTGAACAAGGAGAACAAGCGGTTGTCACGACGACATTGGTTCTGTGGAGGAGCATGGGACAGGTTTTGGGGGTGGCGGTCAGTTCATTGATTGTGCAGAATTCGCTGGTGGGATTTCtgaatgtgaatgttgtCGGTCCGGATAAGGAGAAG gTCATCGAAGCGGTCCGCTCCTCAGTCCAAGCAGTAGCAGGGCTAGAACCCCACTACAGAGATCAGGTAATCGATTCCTACGCGGAAGCACTCAGAGCCGCGTATGTATTTGCGTTGGCGGTTAGTATTTTGTCTTTTGGTATAACGATAGGAATTAAATTACCTAAACTTGGGTTTAGAAAGTAA